The proteins below come from a single Mycolicibacterium sp. TY81 genomic window:
- a CDS encoding DUF2231 domain-containing protein, translated as MNTIGDLPAHPLLVHAIVVLTPLTAVLTILCAVWTAARERLVWLTLALSVTTVILTPFAIEAGEALIHQLPKNPVLREHAELGDTAIFFVIGLFVVSLAVAVLHRWGTWLGDREKLARVVVAVLAVVVGVATIYQIVRIGHTGARAVWGDFSL; from the coding sequence GTGAACACCATTGGTGACCTGCCCGCTCATCCGCTGCTGGTGCACGCGATCGTCGTCCTGACACCGCTGACGGCCGTCCTGACGATCCTGTGCGCCGTGTGGACGGCGGCCCGGGAGCGGCTGGTGTGGCTGACGCTGGCGTTGTCGGTGACGACGGTCATCCTGACGCCGTTCGCCATCGAAGCCGGCGAGGCACTGATCCACCAGCTGCCCAAGAACCCCGTCCTGCGCGAGCACGCCGAACTCGGCGATACCGCAATCTTTTTCGTCATCGGGCTGTTTGTCGTGTCGTTGGCGGTCGCGGTCCTGCACCGGTGGGGCACGTGGCTCGGGGACAGGGAGAAGCTGGCACGGGTCGTGGTCGCGGTGCTGGCCGTCGTCGTCGGCGTGGCGACGATCTATCAGATCGTGCGGATCGGCCATACCGGTGCCCGTGCCGTCTGGGGCGACTTCAGCCTGTAG